In a genomic window of Thiosocius teredinicola:
- the ybgC gene encoding tol-pal system-associated acyl-CoA thioesterase — protein sequence MFKWPVRVYYEDTDAGGVVYYANYLRFLERARTEWLRDQGFEQNALIRDSGIVFAVRHVEIDYLLPARFDDELVVEARIDSVSKVSMTFAQRIVREPDTVLSEASVKVVCLDKERFRPVPIPEPIREKIKNAQ from the coding sequence TTAAATGGCCCGTTCGGGTCTACTACGAAGATACCGATGCCGGTGGCGTGGTGTATTACGCCAATTACCTGCGATTCCTCGAGCGCGCGCGTACAGAATGGCTGCGCGATCAAGGGTTTGAGCAAAATGCCCTGATCCGTGACTCCGGGATCGTGTTCGCGGTTCGTCATGTCGAAATCGATTATCTTCTGCCGGCGCGTTTTGACGACGAATTGGTCGTCGAAGCCCGAATCGATTCGGTCAGCAAAGTCAGTATGACCTTCGCTCAGCGCATCGTGCGCGAGCCCGACACCGTGTTGAGCGAGGCCTCGGTGAAGGTCGTGTGCCTGGACAAAGAACGATTCCGCCCGGTGCCGATACCGGAACCTATCCGCGAGAAAATTAAGAATGCACAGTAG